In Carassius auratus strain Wakin unplaced genomic scaffold, ASM336829v1 scaf_tig00007487, whole genome shotgun sequence, one genomic interval encodes:
- the LOC113071528 gene encoding lipopolysaccharide-induced tumor necrosis factor-alpha factor homolog — MASAPPLESSTLVGHPPPPSYEEALGSNPQYPPMPYAPAPAPDMKTSVPPYPAQPYCPMYPPPPAQQGQPITSPVVSVQTVYVQPGLVFGSVPVQAHCPVCSLNVITRLEYTSGALAWLSCAGLAIFGCIYGCCLIPFCVDSLKDVIHHCPNCSSVLGVHKRI; from the exons ATGGCAAGCGCACCCCCGCTGGAGTCATCCACTCTTGTGGGACACCCTCCTCCTCCCTCGTATGAGGAGGCACTGGGATCAAACCCGCAGTACCCACCAATGCCCTacgctcctgctcctgctccagacATGAAAACATCTGTGCCTCCGTATCCCGCACAACCCTACTGTCCCATGTATCCACCACCACCAGCTCAACAAGGTCAACCCATCACCAGTCCTGTTG TATCTGTGCAGACCGTGTATGTTCAGCCTGGGCTGGTGTTTGGGAGTGTCCCGGTGCAGGCACATTGCCCAGTGTGCTCACTGAACGTTATAACTCGCCTGGAGTATACATCAGGAGCATTAGCTTGGCTCTCTTGTGCAGGCCTGGCCATCTTTGG TTGTATCTACGGCTGCTGCCTGATTCCCTTCTGCGTGGACAGCCTGAAGGATGTGATACACCACTGTCCGAACTGCAGCAGCGTTTTAGGAGTCCACAAGAGAATCTGA